Below is a window of Halarcobacter anaerophilus DNA.
TTGGCGGCATATGACGCTAAGGAAGTTGTTTCAACTTCTGAAATGGGTGATATTATAGCAAACAACATCAGCAAACTTTAAAATATTTAAGACTCAAAAGGAGTCTTAAATATTTCTATTTATTTTTCAAACTTTCTTTTACAATTTCACAAAATTTACTGAAATCAGGAAGATTCAAATTTGCATTTCTCTGTTTTTTACCCCACATAGGTTCAGGAAAATAAGAATCCTCTTTAAATCTTGCCATAATATGAAAATGTACGTGCGGAACATAATTCCCAAATGAAGCAATATTGATTTTCTCAGGATGATAATACTCTATCATCTCTTTTTCAATAATCTCTAATGCTCTGAAAATATCCTCTTTTACCTCTTTAGGACATTGTGTTAACTCTTTATAATTTTCATTTGTAAAAATCTTAAGCCAGGGAATTTCACTCTCTTCTATTTGTACGTTAATAAACTCATCACTGAAAATCTTCATATATTTCCTTTTATATCTTAAATATCAGAAGCAAAATTTTAACCAAATTTGCTTAAGGTATGAAATAATTGGAAGTTAAACAATATTTAAGCAAAAATTAATTATAATCCGTTTCCATTTTTCCAACCACTAAAGAATTTTTTATAAAATCTTTTTGTGTTTTATAAAGAGTTGGTAAGAACAGAGAATTAAGCAAAATGCTTTTTATATAGCTCTTGCCTGTTGGATATGGGAATATACACAAAAAGGACAGACTGATGAAAGTTAGAGCTTCAGTAAAGAAAATGTGTGATAAATGTAAAATTATCAAAAGAGGCGGTGTCGTAAGAGTGATCTGCGAAAACAAAAAACATAAACAGAGACAAGGATAATCATGGCTAGGATTGCAGGTGTTGATTTACCAAATAAAAAAAGAATGGAGTATGCTTTAACATATATCTATGGTATTGGTTTACATAATTCTAGATTAATCTTAGATGCTACAGGTATCTCTTATGATAAAAGAGCACACGAACTAACAGAAGACGAAGCAGCAGCAATTAGAAAAGAACTTCACGAAAACTATATGGTTGAAGGGGATCTTAGAAAAAAAGTTGCGATGGATATCAAATCACTTATGGATTTAGGTTCATACAGAGGGTTAAGACATAGAAAAGGTTTACCTTGTAGAGGGCAAAAAACTAAAACAAATGCTAGAACTAGAAAAGGTAAAAAGAAAACTGTTGGTGCAGCTGCAGCAAGTTAATAAGGATAACTAATGGCAAAAAGAAAAGTAACTAGAAAAAAAGTTGTTAAAAAGAATATTGCTGACGGTGTCGTACATATTGCAGCAACATTTAACAATACAATGGTAACAGTAACTGACAATGCAGGTAATGCAATTGCATGGTCAAGTGCAGGAAACTTAGGATTCAAAGGTTCTAAAAAATCTACTCCGTTTGCA
It encodes the following:
- a CDS encoding HIT family protein gives rise to the protein MKIFSDEFINVQIEESEIPWLKIFTNENYKELTQCPKEVKEDIFRALEIIEKEMIEYYHPEKINIASFGNYVPHVHFHIMARFKEDSYFPEPMWGKKQRNANLNLPDFSKFCEIVKESLKNK
- the rpmJ gene encoding 50S ribosomal protein L36 — protein: MKVRASVKKMCDKCKIIKRGGVVRVICENKKHKQRQG
- the rpsM gene encoding 30S ribosomal protein S13: MARIAGVDLPNKKRMEYALTYIYGIGLHNSRLILDATGISYDKRAHELTEDEAAAIRKELHENYMVEGDLRKKVAMDIKSLMDLGSYRGLRHRKGLPCRGQKTKTNARTRKGKKKTVGAAAAS